Within the Flavobacteriales bacterium genome, the region CTATTGCTGCACTAGTTGGCGTAATGTTCATGGTAGTTATTGGTACCTTTGCTTGGAGTAGTTTTAAAGTATGGAATAAAGTGCCGGTAAGTGATGTATTTGTGATTATTCTTGTTACTGGAATGACTGTAATATTTGATTTAGCCATTGCTGTAATTGCTGGTGTCATTGTATCCTCTTTAGTCTTTTCTTGGGAAAATGCTAAACGCATTAGAGCTAGAAAACACATTGACGAACACGGAGTAAAACATTACGAAATATATGGACCATTATTCTTTGGTTCTATTGAGTTATTTCAAAGTAAATTTGACGTAGCTAACGACCCTAAAGAAGTTATTATTGACTTTAAAGAATCCAAAATTACTGATCAGTCAGCCATAGAGTCTATCAATAAGCTAACTGAGAAGTATTTGAAGAATGGCAAAAGCATTCACCTCAGACATTTATCTTCTGACTGTATTAAACTCATTAAAAAAGCAGAGAAGATATGCGAGGTTAATGTGGTAGAAGACCCTAATTACTTTGTAGCTATCGACAATTATAGACAATTAATGAGCACAAAAAATAAGGAGGCTTAAAAAAAGCCTCCTTATTAACCTTAATTCTAGTTAAAAACTAATTTTACTTAATCAGAATACGTTTGTTAAAGGATAAATTATCATTTTTCAAGTTCAATATATATACCCCTTTTTCAACATCTGTTAATTCGATATTGACCTTAAAATCATCCACTTCTTGTGCATAAACCACTTGACCTAGGGTATTTGAAATGGATAGCTTCAAGTCATTAGGCAACTTATTCAAATCTATTGTAAAATAACCATTGTTCGGATTTGGATAGACCTCTACATCTGACTTTTCAAACTGATATATAGAGGTTACAGAATCGAGGGATGTCACCGCAATACATTCTGAAAGTTGAGTACAATTACCAATAGTAATCTTGCAGGCATACTCACCCAATTCTGAAGCTGTAAAGTCAGCACTAGTCGCTCCAATAATTGGAGTTAAATCCTCACAGTTTACCCACTGGTAAGATGCGGAAGGATCGCTTTCATTGGATGAAAGGTTAAAGTTATAAAACATATCTATTGATAAGTCTACATATAAAACTGAAAGATAAGTCTCAATTATACTATCACAATTGTTTGTATTTGGAATGGTGTCAAAATAAATTCCCGTTTCAGTATATTGATTTCCTGTAATAGACACAAAAGTATCACACTCAATTATTTCCAAAAAATCAAATGTTACATTATTAACAACAATATCCATTATGAAGACACTATCACAGGTCTGTAATGAGATTGTATCTGTATAAATGCCTGTAGAATCATAAGCAAATCCAGATGGTGATATAAAACTAGTACAAACCGTATCTTCAATAAAGATATAGTCAGTACATTTATTAATCCTAAAATTATCTACATATACATTTATATCTTGATTACTCAGTTGTGATTCACCATAAAAAGCAAACTTTACCTTTCCTGAATAAGGAGATAAATCGATTACAATTTTATCTTCTACGCTAATTGAGTTTGAATCATTCCATTCTTGCAAAACATTAGCGCTTGACCATGTATTACCATTATCTGTTGAAATGATAAAAGCAAATTTATCGTCACTTCCTAAATTTGAACCATTGGTGCCAAAATAATTTGTTAAGCCTAAATCAAATTCAACTTGATAATTGGTTTGGGCTGTTCCTAAATCAAATGAGTTTGTAATAAGCCAATCGTTTACATATTCTCCATATATATTAATACGAGCAGAGCCTGTATATCCATCATTACCAAAACCATCTTCCGTCCAATTTGAACTTAACATGCTCGTAAACTGGGTAGTATCGCTTAATAAACCTTTTGCCTGAGACCAACATATGTTAGGTAATACATCGTCAAACGTTTCAAGAGTTGATGGTGGCGAAGTTGCACCGCAGCCTGTTATAAACGAAAATGGGCCTACCCATTCACTCGAATCCAAACCAGCGCATAAAATAGTTACATAAAACTCATATTCTGTTGACTGAGTTAATGAATTCATCAATAAACTATCAGTATTGGATTCTATAAGAAATCCTGTCCCCAACTCAAAACCTAGAGCACCTAATTCTACGTAATAAATAGAATCGTTAGAATTTCCTGACCAACTTAAAATAGCTGAAGTATCCATTATAGAGCTTGCATCTAAATTTATTGGGTTAGGGCAAGGGGGTATTTCTGTTACTTCAAAATTATCGATATATAAATCTATATCATTATTGATGATTGGTGAATAAGCATAAAATGCTATTTTAATCTCATCAGTATAAGCAGAAAGATCTATTACAACCGATTCGCCAGAGTTTGAAAAAGTCATTCCAGGACCCCATGTTCTTAAGGTGTCATTTTGACTCCAAGTTAGTCCATTATTCTCTGAGATAACTACTGAAAACTGGTCATCACTGCCAAAAGTATTTGCAGAAGTGCTATTGTAAGACGTTAAGGCTGCATCAAATTCCAATTGATAAGCAATTGAACCATCCCCTAAATCAATAGTTGGACTTATAAGCCAATCGTTTACATTACCATATACATTTATTTTAGCGGCATCATCACTCCCCGTATTAGCAAAAACTCCAGAATCCCAATTTGATGTTTCAAAGTTAGTAAAGGATGTAGAATCTGAAATAATGCCTCTTCGTCTTGTCCAACAATTAGAGAGGTGATTTGTAAACGTTTCAAGATAATCAGGAACTTGGGATTGACAAAGTGTAGTAAAATTAATTGTCGTTAAAATAGATGTATCACCTGCACCACAAATCTCTTTAACTAAAAAATCATAATTGGTATTAGGTGTAAGTGCATTTATAGATGTAGACGTTCCAATAGCTAGCAACGTATCAGAGAAAGCTACTGTTGAATTAGCCGTTTCAACCACATTAACTACGAAATTAGATGTCGAATCGGCAACCCACTCAAAATAAGCTGAGGAAGCAGTCAAACTGTCCATTGATAAACTATCTGGTTTTTGACACGTTTGCACCAAACCATGAAAGGTTATATTGGGATAAAATGCATTTACTGCCCCTTGAGGCGGTGAAGAAGGGTCAGGGTTATTAGAATCATTAAAGTAATAAATAGAATTATTTGTTACTCCCTCTGTACAATAAAAATGATTACCCCAAGCACCATAACCTCCAGCATTATCTTCAACAGCGAGAACTATGTTTTCTGTACCATTATAGCTAAAAGCACTATCGAAAACAATATGAACGGTATCACCAACTACAGAAACGGTGCCTGAATACACAGTATCAAATGTAGAGATATCTATCCAAGATGATGTGCCAGCAAATGAGGATTGGCTAGTATGACCGATATATACATTCCAGTCATCCGCAAAAGATAAATCCAAACTAGGAGTTCCATAATAGATAATAGCCGTTATATCACCAGAAACACCTATTAAAGTAGAAGAGTATATACTTTGAGAATAAGAATAACCATAATATGCCTCTATAGGTATACTTTTTCCAGTTTCAGTACCCTCTCCTACTTTAATTTGAGAGAAAGAAAAAGTGGTTAGTAATAGAAATACTAACAATAGTAGATGTTTTTTCATAATAGTATAAGTTTTGATTCCCTATCAATTTATAAAAAAAATCACCCCCTCACCGTATTTCGACGAAATACGGGATTTAATAGATAAACAAATTATTAATATCGATAAAAGAGAATTTACACTGACAAATTAAATTTACATACTATCATTTAAAGCATGAATTTTGTTACCAAAACGTCATTTTTTTATTAAGTGAATAAAAAAAACGCATCAATACAAGTTGATGCGTTTAATATCTTTGTAACAAAGTGGTTTAAGCGTTTTGTTCTCTAATTAGATTTAGTGCAGAACCCGCCTTAAACCAATCGATTTGCTGAGCATTGTAAGTATGGTTTAATAGTATGCTATCTGTTGAGCCGTCAGTATGAAGCACCTCTAAAGTCAATTGTTTTTGAGGCGCAAAATTTGCTAAATCAATTAAGTTAAAGGTATCGTCTTCTCGTATTAAATCGTAATCGCTTTCGTTAGCAAAAGTCAAGCCAAGCATCCCTTGTTTTTTCAAGTTCGTTTCGTGAATCCTTGCAAAAGATTTTACTATCACGGCTCTTACCCCCAAATGACGAGGCTCCATAGCAGCATGCTCTCTAGATGAGCCTTCACCGTAATTGTGGTCACCCACTACGATAGTATCAACGCCAGCCGCTTTATATGCTCTAGCTACATTGGGCACTTCGTCTTTACTACCATCCAATTGATTAACTACGCTGTTAACAGCACCGCCAAAGGCATTAACTGCTCCAATGAGGCAATTGTTAGAGATATTATCCAAATGTCCTCTGAACCTCAACCATGGACCTGCCATTGATATATGGTCAGTGGTACATTTGCCCTGTGCTTTGATAAGTAATTTAGCCCCTGTTATATTACCGCCATTCCATGGAGTGAAAGGCGTTAGCAATTGCAGTCTGTTAGAGTCTGGATTAACCACTACTTCTACGCCACTACCATCAATAGCTGGAGCTTGGTATCCGTTATCTTGTACATCAAATCCTTTTTCTGGTAATTCTAAACCTGTAGGCTCTGCTAAGCTAACTTCTTCGCCATTTTTATTCGTTAATGTATCCGAAATAGGGTTAAAATCTAATCGCCCTGAAATGGCTATTGCCGCTACCATTTCTGGCGAGGCTACAAAGGCGTGTGTATTGGGGTTACCATCTGCTCGTTTAGCAAAGTTTCTGTTAAAAGAGTGAACGATGGAGTTTTTTTCTTGTTTGTCAGCCCCTTCTCTATCCCACTGACCAATACATGGTCCGCAAGCGTTTGTAAAAATTCGAGTCGACTCAAACTTGTTAAAGCTGTCAATAAGACCGTCTCTTTCAGCAGTATAACGCACTTGCTCCGAGCCAGGATTTATTCCTAAAGTTGCTTTAGGCTCTAGTCCTTTAGCAACGGCATCTTCGACAATAGAGGCAGCACGTGTTAAGTCTTCATAAGAGGAGTTAGTACATGAGCCTATCAATGCCCATTCAATATCTAAAGGCCAATCGTTTGCTCTGGCTTTGTCTTTCATTTCTGAAACTGGCGTTGCCAAATCTGGCGTAAAAGGACCGTTCAAATGCGGCGTTAATTCTGAAAGGTTGATTTCAATGACCTCATCAAAGTACTGCTCAGGGTTTGCATAAACTTCTGCATCACCAGTCAAATGTTCTTTGACTTGGTTGGCTGCATCAGCAACATCGTTTCTGCCTGTTGCTCTGAGGTATCTTTCCATACTCTCGTCATAACCAAAAGTAGAGGTAGTAGCTCCTATTTCAGCACCCATATTGCAAATGGTTCCTTTTCCTGTACAAGAAAGCGACTCGGCACCTTCTCCAAAATATTCAACAATACAGCCCGTACCACCTTTTACAGTAAGTATTCCTGCCACCTTTAATATAACATCTTTAGCAGAAGTCCAACCGTTAAGTTTTCCTGTAAGCTTAACACCTATCAATTTTGGAAATTTCAATTCCCAAGGCATCCCTGCCATTACGTCTACAGCATCGGCACCACCCACACCAATAGCAACCATACCCAATCCACCTGCATTTACAGTGTGAGAATCTGTTCCTATCATCATACCTCCTGGGAAGGCATAATTTTCTAAGACTACTTGGTGAATAATCCCTGCTCCTGGCTTCCAAAAGCCAATGCCGTATTTATTACATACAGAACTTAAAAAATTGAATACCTCATTATTGGTGTTCAAACTTTCTTGTAAATCTTTATCTGCTCCAATTTTGGCTTGAATAAGGTGATCGGCATGAGCTGTTGAAGGTACAGCTACTTTGTCTTTTCCTGCTTGCATAAATTGAAGGAGTGCCATTTGAGCAGTTGCATCCTGCATAGCTACTCGGTCAGGACCAAAGTCAACATAATCTACACCTCTTGAGAATGCTTTATCGTTATTTTCATTCCACAAGTGAGTATATAGAATCTTTTCTGCTAAAGTCAAGGGTTTGCCTACTAGTGTTCTTGCACGTTCTACGCCTTGTGGAAATTTAGCATAAACTGCTTTAATCATTTCAATGTCAAATGCCATAATGTGTGTAAATTTTGATAACGTTAAACCTTATTTTTAGCCTTGCAAAAGTAATTTTTTAAATCCAGTATTACAAGAGAAAACCGTACATTAGCACTGATGAAATTAGTCATTGAAAATATAAAGATTGCTCTTCAGTCGATACGAACTAATCTTCTTCGAACAGTCCTGACTATTTTCGTTATTGCCATTGGTATATCTGCTTTAGTAGGTATTCAAACGGCTATTGAATCCATTAAATCTAGCATTAGCGAAAACTTTACACGCATGGGCTCTAATACCTTTAATATTAGAAACAAAAGCTCAAACGTTAGAGTCGGCAAAAAAGGGACAAAACCAAAACGGTATGCATCCATTACTTATGCTGAAGCTAAACGATTTAAAGAGCGTTTTGCCTCTACTACCTCAATCTCAACATGGGCAAGCAGTACGGCTGTTTTAAAATACAAATCCACAAAATCAGACCCCAACACTCAAGTTACAGGCACTGATGAAAATTACCTACAAACTGCTGGCTACGATTTATCAGAGGGTAGGAACTTCACCAAAGACGAAACGGAAATTGGAAAGCATGTAGTAATTATTGGAAAAGAAATAGTAGACAAACTGTTTGAGAACGTTTCACCAATTGGCGAGCTTATCTCTATTGGAAACAGTAAATACAGAGTTATAGGCATTTTAAAAGAAAAAGGCTCTAGCGCTACTTTTGGCGGGGATAAAACTTGTCTAATCCCTATCACTACTGCCAGGCAATATTTTGGCTATGCTAATCAATCCTTTACCATTAGTGTATTCTCTCAAAAAACGTCATCGCTAAACGCTACTATTGGTAATGCTATTTCTGAAATGCGTATCGTTAGAGGCTTAAAGCCTGTTGAAGAAGATAACTTCGAAATCATTAGAAGCGATAACATTACCCAAATATTACTCGAAAATATAAAGTACGTTACACTGGCTGCCCTTATCATTGGCATAATTACGCTTTTCGGCTCTGCAATAGGACTCATGAATATTATGTTGGTTTCTGTAACGGAACGTACTAAAGAAATAGGAACGCGTAAAGCCATTGGTGCCACTTCCTCTATAATTCGTTGGCAATTTTTGATTGAAGCGATTGTAATATGTCAATTGGGCGGCATTATGGGGATAGTGTTTGGTATACTTATTGGCAATGTGACCTCCCTGTATATCGGCTCTAGTTTTATTGTCCCTTGGGTTTGGATTCTATCTGGTATTGCTCTCTGTGTTTTTGTTGGTTTAGTTTCGGGATATTTCCCTGCTGCCAAAGCGGCAAAGCTTGACCCCATTGAGGCTTTGAGGCACGAATAAAAAAAATGCCCTCGACAAGCGAAGGCATTTTCTAAATTATAGTTGGTTGAACATTACTTTGCAGGAACTACCTCAACTGAAAGTGAAGCTTTTACTTCTCTATGCAAACGCACTTCAGCATCGTATACTCCAACTGTTTTAATATTGTTTAATTTAACAAACTTCTTGTCTATAGTAAAACCTAATTTCTCGAGCTCTTCAGCTAAGTGGTTAGACGTGATAGAACCAAATAATTGCTTTCCACCTTCAACAGTCTTAGCTGCAATTTTTACAGTAAGTCCATTAATTTTTTCCGCAACCTTTTTAGAGTCATCAATAAGTTTGTTTTCCTTTTTTGCTCTCTGACGCAAGTTTTCTTCTAAAACTTTACGTGCTGCTTCAGTAGCTAAAACAGCCTTTCCACCAGGAATTAAGAAGTTACGACCGTAACCGTTTTTCACGTTTACAATCTCATCCTTAAATCCTAATTTCTCTACGTCTTGTAATAATATCAATTCCATAGTTTTAACTTATTTTAGCATATCACCAACATATGGCATTAGGGCCAAATGACGACATCTTTTGATTGCTTGTGAGACTTTTCTTTGAAATTTCAAAGACGTACCAGTAATTCTTCTTGGAAGAATTTTTCCTTGTTGGTTTACAAAACGCATTAGGAAATCAGGGTCTTTGTAATCGATATATTTAATACCCGCTTTTTTGAAACGGCAATACTTCTTTGTATTTCTGTTGTTTACATCTACTGGAGATAGATATCTAATGTTATCTGCCATGATTATGCCTCCTGTTTTTCGTTAGTATTTAGTCTTTTTCTTCTTCGTTCAGCATAAGCAAGTGCGTGCTTGTCTAACTTTACAGTTATCCAACGCATTAGGCGTTCGTCACGCTTGTATGCTAATTCAAGCTTGTTAATTATTTCGCGGTCTTCAGAAGTGAATTCCATCAAATAATAGAAGCCTGTTCTTTTCTTCTGAATGCTGTATGCCATCTTTTTGAGGCCCCAGTTTTCTTCAACAACAACTTTTGACTTACTATCTTTGAGAAGCTTTTTGAACTTCTGAACCGTCTCCTTTATCTGCTCTTCAGATAAAACGGGATTCAAAATGAAAACGGTTTCGTAATGATTCATAGTTAATTATTTTGGTTTAAAATTTCGTTTACCCTCTCGTAAAAAAGGGATGCAAATCTAAGCCAAAGTTTTCATAAAAACAAAGATTTCGCGAACAGACTTTCTCAAAGGCTATCTTTCCAAAAAAATAGCTTTTAAATCCTACGTTTTACATCACTATTTATTTATAAATACAGTATGTGGAAAAGGGATCTCTATTTCAGCTTGGTTGAGTGCTATTTTTACATTTTCATAGGTACCAAAATAAACTTCCCAATAGTCTGCTGGCTTACAATAGGGCCGCACTACAAACTGTACTGAACTGTCTGCCAATTGACTAACACCAACAAAAGGAGCAGGGCTTTGCAAGACCTTAGAATTATCTGTTAATACTTTTAACAATACTTCTTTCGTTTTTTTGATATCGGAATCGTAGGACACCCCCACTTCTAAATCTACTCGAATTTTACCTTCGGCAGTATAGTTGATGATATTTCCATTTGCCATAGCGCCATTGGGCACAACTATCATTTTATTATCTGGTGAGACTAATCGAGTATTGAAAATATCTATTTCGGACACCTCACCAATCACGCCTTGAGCTTCTACCAAATCGCCAATTTTGTATGGTTTGAACACCATAATAAGTACTCCACCAGCAAAATTGGAAAGTGATCCTTGTAGGGCTAAACCTACAGCCAAACCTGCTGCCGCTATGATGGCTGCAAAAGCTGTAATGTCAATTCCTAGTGTGGACACAACCATTAGGACAAGAATTATTTTGAAAGACCAGGACAAAATATTGCTAAAGAAGCGCTGAAGAGTTAGGTCATACTTTGTTTTGGATAGGAGCTTTTCGACACCCATTAACATTTTTTTGATTATCCAAGACCCTATGAAAAAGATTAAGATAGCACCCAATACTTTTGGGCCGTAGTAAGTCACAAAATCCAATGTTTTTTCAAGCAAAATATTTGCATTTTCCATGTTTTAAGAGTTTATATTAAGACTGCAAAAGTAAGGAAAAAGAAATCACACTAAGGATTATTCCGTTTCGATTAGCTTCAAAATATGTTTTAGCACAACAAAAACTGCGCTGAGCTTGCCGAAGTGCCTGTTGTGTGCAATATCAATAGTTGTGAATCGCTTTCAAATTGTATTTTAGCACAACAAGGTATGCAGAACTTAATTGACAGCATACGTTGTGAATCGCTTTCAAATTGTATTTTAGCACAACATTAAGTCGCCTCGTCTTTCTACGGGGCATTTTTTATTCCTCCTTATCCAAAATTCTCACACACAATTCTATCCGTTCGTTCATGGGTCTGTCATCATAAATACTTTCTATAAGCACTTGATAAGGGTTCCAGCCCGCTTTCAAAATCTTTGCCATATGCCTGTTCTCTCCTCTTGGAATATAACCCAACTTGGCGTCTTTCCATTTTACCGCCAAAGCATGCCTGTCGAACTTATTATCGAGTTCGGGCTCAATGCTCAATTCCAAGCCTGTTTTTAAATCGCTCCAAACTTCTAGAGCATCATAGTATTGTAGTCCAGCTATGTGGCAAGTCATCAAGTAGGTTTTTTTGGCTTTCATCTTCTTTAAAATTAATTTAATACACTAGTTATGCCCCAAGGCGTAGTCAAACCATTTCATAAATTATATTGTAAAGGGGGATCGGCTTTAATAAATCGTAGAGCTCAAATGTAAACAATCTCAAATAAAAACTCAACTTTTCAATCATTATATTATATTTGTTTTCGCAAAAATTATTGATGGAAAATTTTGTTGTCTCGGCTCGTAAATACCGTCCTTCTACTTTTGATACAGTAGTAGGTCAGCAGTCCATTACAAACACTCTAAAGAATGCCATTAAGAACAATCATTTAGCACAAGCCTTTTTGTTCTGCGGACCTAGAGGCGTTGGTAAAACCTCTTGTGCCAGAATACTCGCCAAGACCATCAATTGCATGAACCTCACTGAAAACATTGAGGCTTGTGATAATTGTGACTCTTGTAATGGCTTTAACGACAGTCATTCGTTCAATATTCACGAATTGGATGCTGCCTCAAACAATGGGGTGGATAAAATCAGAGAACTAGTCGACCAAGTGCGCTTTGCCCCTCAAGTTGGGAAATACAATATTTACATTATTGATGAGGTGCACATGCTTTCACAAGCTGCCTTCAATGCCTTCCTAAAAACATTGGAAGAGCCACCGGCTCATGCCCTATTCATACTAGCAACTACCGAAAAGCATAAGATAATTCCTACCATTTTGTCCCGTTGTCAAATCTTTGATTTCAAAAGAATTCAAATTGAGGACATCGCCAATCATTTAGCCTATGTCGCTAAAAGTGAAGGAATAACGGCCGAAGAAGAAGCCTTGCATACCATCGCCCAAAAGGCTGACGGTGCCTTAAGAGATGCTCTTTCTATCTTCGATCAAATCATTAGTTTTTGCGGTAATAATTTGACATACAAAGACGTTATAGCCAACCTAAACATTCTGGACTATGACTACTACTTTAAAGCGACTGATGCTCTTGCCAACAACGATATTCCTAGCTCACTGAATTTATTCAATGATATTCTGAACAGTGGTTTTGATGGACATCACTTTATCAATGGATTAGGCATGCACTTCCGAAATCTATTGGTCGCTAAAGACCCTTCTACCCTTAGTCTGTTGGAAGAAGGTGAAAACGTTAAAAAACGATATCTAGAGCAAAGTCAAAATTGGAAACAAGAATACCTTTTGAAAGGCTTAGAGCTTTGTAATAAGGTAGATTTGAGCTATAAACTCAGCAAAAATCAACGTCTACTTATAGAAATAACCCTAATGCAATTGTGCAGCATTGACTCTCTTTCAAGTTCTACTGAAAAAAAAACTTTCGTAGTAAAAAAACAGACTGAAAAACAGCCTAAATCAGAGGAAAAAAAGGCCAAAGAGCAAGGAGAAAAAACTGCCGAAGCTGTTTCTAAACCCATTGCAAAAGAAGAAATAGTTATTGAAAAGGACGATAAAAAATCCATTAAAATTGTCAATTTCAAAGACACTATTGAAAAGAAGACCATTTCAATAAAAATTAACAAAAACGAAAGTGAAGAAAAGGAAAACGTTGAGGAACAAAAGGTTTTAAACCAAAGAGAAACACCTTTCACTCTTTCTGATTTAGAAACCGTTTGGACTGAATATAGCACTCTCAAACAGAAGGAAGGAAAACATAATTTATTTTCTATATTGAATGAAAAGAAGTTCAAAGTAGAAGAAAATTATAACATTACCTTAACCGTCGACAATAAAGTACAAGAAGAAGTGTTAATCGAAGAGAAAACAAACTTGGTTTACTTCTTAAAAAACAAACTAAAGAACGACATATTATCACTAAAAATTGACGTCAAACAATTGGAACAAAAAGAATTAACGGCTTATACCGATGAAGATAAGTTCAAAAAAATGGCAGAAAAAAAACCAATACTATTAGAATTAAAAAACCAATTTAATCTTGAACTAGATTATTAATTAATTGACAACTATGAAAACTAAACTAACATTTATCCTCATTCTACTTGCACTAGGGTGGATAGTATTTAACGTAACACAGGACATGAGTAAAATTGAAAATAAATACGAAACCGTTAAGAATGACCCAATGAAGTCTAGACTCTATACTTTAGATAATGGACTTAAAGTTTACTTGAGCGTTTACAAAGATGCACCAAGAGTACAAACTTATATTGCCGTAAGAGCAGGTAGTAAAAATGACCCTGCTGACGCTACAGGTCTGGCTCATTACCTAGAGCACATGCTGTTTAAAGGCACAGACAAGTACGGTTCGTTGGATTATTCTAAAGAAGCTCCTATGCTTGAAAAAATAGAAGAGCTATACGAAGAGTACCGACAAATTGATATGACAGATACTGTCAATAGAGACAGGGTTTGGGGGCAAATAGATTCTATTTCTGGAGAGGCTGCTAAATTTGCTATTGCCAACGAATACGATAAAATGATTTCTAGTGTAGGGGCTAAAGGAACAAATGCCTACACCTCTGCCGAAGCGACAGTTTATCTAAATGATATTCCATCTAATCAACTTGAAAAGTGGTTAGACATAGAAGCTGAGCGTTTCCGCATGCCTGTTTTCCGTCTATTCCACACTGAATTAGAGGCGGTGTACGAAGAAAAAAACATAGGCATGGATACAGACGGGCGTAAAATGTTCGAAGCCCTTCTTTCTGGACTATTCAAAAACCACACTTATGGCACACAGACTACCATCGGAACAGTTGAACACTTGAAAAACCCTTCAATCAAAGAAATTAGAAAGTACTTCAACAAAAATTATGTTCCAAATAATATGGCAATATGTATGTCAGGAGATTTTGACCCCGATTCAGTTATCACATGGATAAATGAAAAGTTTGGTTCATTCGAGAGAAAAGAAGACCCCGAATTTATTCCTGGTATAGAAGAGCCTATAACTGAGCCAATAGTCAAAGACGTTTATGGCCCTGATGCTGAACGTTTATACTTAGGCTACCGCTTCCCAGG harbors:
- a CDS encoding mechanosensitive ion channel family protein encodes the protein MENANILLEKTLDFVTYYGPKVLGAILIFFIGSWIIKKMLMGVEKLLSKTKYDLTLQRFFSNILSWSFKIILVLMVVSTLGIDITAFAAIIAAAGLAVGLALQGSLSNFAGGVLIMVFKPYKIGDLVEAQGVIGEVSEIDIFNTRLVSPDNKMIVVPNGAMANGNIINYTAEGKIRVDLEVGVSYDSDIKKTKEVLLKVLTDNSKVLQSPAPFVGVSQLADSSVQFVVRPYCKPADYWEVYFGTYENVKIALNQAEIEIPFPHTVFINK
- a CDS encoding HIRAN domain-containing protein yields the protein MKAKKTYLMTCHIAGLQYYDALEVWSDLKTGLELSIEPELDNKFDRHALAVKWKDAKLGYIPRGENRHMAKILKAGWNPYQVLIESIYDDRPMNERIELCVRILDKEE
- a CDS encoding DNA polymerase III subunit gamma/tau produces the protein MENFVVSARKYRPSTFDTVVGQQSITNTLKNAIKNNHLAQAFLFCGPRGVGKTSCARILAKTINCMNLTENIEACDNCDSCNGFNDSHSFNIHELDAASNNGVDKIRELVDQVRFAPQVGKYNIYIIDEVHMLSQAAFNAFLKTLEEPPAHALFILATTEKHKIIPTILSRCQIFDFKRIQIEDIANHLAYVAKSEGITAEEEALHTIAQKADGALRDALSIFDQIISFCGNNLTYKDVIANLNILDYDYYFKATDALANNDIPSSLNLFNDILNSGFDGHHFINGLGMHFRNLLVAKDPSTLSLLEEGENVKKRYLEQSQNWKQEYLLKGLELCNKVDLSYKLSKNQRLLIEITLMQLCSIDSLSSSTEKKTFVVKKQTEKQPKSEEKKAKEQGEKTAEAVSKPIAKEEIVIEKDDKKSIKIVNFKDTIEKKTISIKINKNESEEKENVEEQKVLNQRETPFTLSDLETVWTEYSTLKQKEGKHNLFSILNEKKFKVEENYNITLTVDNKVQEEVLIEEKTNLVYFLKNKLKNDILSLKIDVKQLEQKELTAYTDEDKFKKMAEKKPILLELKNQFNLELDY